A region of the Bdellovibrio sp. ArHS genome:
ACTGTCGTTTTCATTTTCACTCCTCACCTCCGACGACTTCCGCGTTTTCAAAAGGAAGGTTCGGGAAAACAGATTTCTTCAAATACACAATGGAGGGCTCACGCGCCTGACGGAAAACAATTTGTAATTTCCAATAAGCCTCTTTTACGACAACATCAACATCTGTTGAATCCATCGGATCACAGAAATAAATCATCGCGTCCGGCAACAAGCTTTTCGAACACAGATTGTAATCCAGTTTTGTAAAAGAACGCAAAACCCAAGGCCAAGGCCATTGTTCTTTCATACCGATCTGGACGGGCTGCGAAAATAATTCGGGGTTCTTACGAACTTCCTCCAGAATATACTCCTGCAGTTTTTCCAACTCATAGGTGGAATTCACGTAGATATACGGATGCGCAAAATCCAGCGGATGTGCATACGAAGACAGGTACATGCTGCGAAGATTGAAGAACGCTAAAACAGCGACGACAGACACAGCGACCCACTTCAGCGCGGCACGCGTGAAAAACGACTGCAGGGAATATGCTAAGACAAGATAGAATCCCCAAACCAGAGACAGGATGCACCAGACCGTTTTATAAGGAATCAGCGAATAAATAAAAAGTTGAGAAAGCGAAAAGACGCTGACGACACGAAGAGATTTGTTTTTGGAAAACATCCCGGGAACAGAAAGGGCCACACCCAGCAGAGCCAGGGGCTCGGCCTGCCACAAAACCTTCAGCCAATAAAAAAACTCTTTTTCGTGTCCTTTACCGTGCACACCTGTTTGCAGCCAAGGAACAATGGCTTTAAAGAAGTCAGCCAGCCCCATCATGTTTTTAAAGAAACCGGTAAATAGTTGCACAAAGAGAATCACCAGAATCAAGGTCAACCAGGATAACTTTTGACTCCAGGCGGACTTCAGTTTTGACCAGGCAAAGATTTCTTGCAATGTGGCTGGCCCCAACGACAGAAGCCCCAAGAGCCAACAAAAGCCCGTGACGGTGAAGGTCTCTTTCAGAACCATCATTCCCACAACTCCCGTCAACACCAAGGCGAAGGCTTTGCCGTCTGGTTTTTCAAACCAACGCAAGAACCCCATGGCGAATAGCAATTGAAAAAAAACAAAGGGTGATTCATGAATCCCGGACCGACCAAAAAAAAGAACGGCGGGGCTTAATAACAGAAACACGGCCATCGTATTTAAGACCGTGCCCTTCTTTAACAAGGGAAAAAAGAAAAGCATGATGCTGAACACACTGAAGGTTGCCGGCACCGCCCGCAGGGTTTCCACACTGGCGCCCCACAGAAATTCGAAGAATTGAATCAGGTAAAACAAGAGCGGACCGTGATAATTTGTGGGGTCGTACTTGTAATACCCCAGGGCCTGCATCTGGATTACAAACCAGCCGTTAATACTTTCATCAAAGTGAATAGGCTTGTTGCCCAAGTCATAAAAACGCGTCACGACTGTCAACAGCAGTAGTGCTACCCATAACAGAGCCCCATAGTATTGCGTGACCTTTGCAAATTTCATTGTTAACTATCGTTAAAGATGGATTCTTCAGTGTCAACCTTGCATTGCTCGTTCGTGATTTATCTGCATAAAGATGCGGCCTTCATTCCTACGTTCATCAAAGATCTGCGCAGTTTTTTTCAGAAATTCCCACTGAATTACGAGGTGGTGGCGGTCATCGAAAAAAATGCCAAAGAGGCCTTTAACATTATGAAGTCGGCGCAGACAGAGTCTTCTTCTCGAGAACACATTCAGATTTTGTACAATGATAGATATTTGGGGCGAGCGGAAAGTTTACGGCGAGCCTTCACCAAGTCGCAAGCGCCCTTTGTTTTAGTGACAGACCCATTGCTCTCGACTCCTTTGGGAGATCTTTTTAAAATTCTGCAAAATCTTATGACCGACACCTCGGTGGCGATGTGCTGGGGCGAGCGGGTCTCTAAGAAAGACAGCCTTTTTCATCGCCGAACGGGGCCCCGTCATTCGGTCGAGCACTTGTTCACAGGAATTTTTAAAGACATCAAACGAGGCTTCGGCTCTTTGGACCCCTTCTGCGAAATAGGTGGCTTCTCGAAACGAGCTTGGAACGAAATAGAACCGCATCTTCCGAAAAAACTGAATGGGTGGTATTTACATCCGGACCTGCACAAAGCTTTTTCTAAAAGTGGCGAAAAGATTCTGGAGATTCCGATCTGGGATTCAGGAGCAACATCTCTGTCCTATGGACTCGTAAAAGCTCGGTGGAATCTTTTTGCGAAAAGCCTTCTATAAAACCTGTTTCAATGCGAGCAAGGCTTCATGAAGATAATAATCCAGCCAGCGCACCGAACCTAAGGGCGTTTTTTGCTTAGCTAAATACCCCATGTGCCCGCCTCGCGCCTCGACATGCAAAACCGTACTTTTGGAAAACGAGGCCTTCATATAGCTTTCTACCGAAACGAAGGGATCGTCTTGAGCCGTCAACACATACGTCGGCGTCTGAATTTTGGGCACATAGTGAATGGCCGAGCAGTTTTGATAATAGTCAAAACGATCCTTAAAACCCGCTGCAGGTGCGGTGTAGATTTGATCCATATCCCAAATAGTCGACCAAGCCGGAATGTCATATCTTTTCGGAATCAACCCTTGGCGATATTTTTCTTCCACGTTCTTTCGCAATCGTAAGACGAAGCGCAAATCATAAAGGCGATTAAAGCCTGTTTTTAAAAGCTGAGAGCCCTGCAAAAGGTCGATGGGCGCATTCACCGCAATAGCTCCATCGGGCTTTTCTTCTCCACGAAAACCGCCCAAAAGACAAAGCAGAATATTTCCACTCATGGAAAAGCCGACCGCCACCTGCTTTTTACCAGGAAACAATTCGCGAAGCTTTTTTAAGACACAGGACATGTCATCGGCCCGACCGGAATGATAGGGATTTCGCGCATAAGCCGCCCCGGCACCCGCCCCCCGATGGTTCACCAACACCACCGAATGTCCCAACTGCTGACAGACCCTGGCCGTTCTTTGCATGTAATCTGAAGTCACATCCCCCGACAGTCCATGATAGATGCTGACCACGGTGTCGGAAATGCCAGGGAGATGATAACAAAAAAGTCGATCCCCATCCGGAAGATCGACTTCAAATTTATTGCCAAAATGTGTGAGCTCGGGAGATTTTAAAAAATGAGACCATAAAGTCTGCCCGTGGCCGCTGTCGGCCCAAAAGGGAGCTTTACATGGAATCAAATCTAATCTTTGCAATAGAATTTCCCGTTTACGAAAACATAACCATCAGGGCGTTTGCCACGAGGGTCATGGTGAAGCCAATGCAACAAGCCACCTTTATTTGTCCAAATAAATTGGCCACCCATTGCCACGACGTCGCCCACTTTCACTGGAACACGCGGGCACATGTCTGAATTATACACTGCTTGCATATTCTTGCCATTGGAAAGACGGACAGTCCATTTTTGATGAGCTAAACCATTGTTGTCATCGGGCAAGATTTTTACGACAACCATGCTGCCACCTTCGACGAAATCAACACGACGTTGATCACTGATGGCTCTGACAATATCCGCATCGCTGGATTTTTCATCGATCAACGAAGATTGTGAATTTTCAATTTGTTCAGAAACCGGATTGATTTCCTGACGATTTTTACGTTTTGCTTCAACCGTCTCATAAGAAGATAGAACAAAGACAACACTAAGAACGACAGCCCATTTCATATTCATTAGTCCCCCCCGGGATATGAGGACAGAGTGTGGCCGCTTTAAGACACAAAGACAATTTCAAAAATAAAAAAATGGGGTGGAAAGTTTCCTTGTCGACGCTACGCTGTAAATTTTATAAAGCGCATTAACAGCGCTCAATTTAAAATCTTACTTATATTCGATCTTTTCTATAGTGACATACTCTTCACCGGCGGGCTTCACGATGCGAACCTCATCTCCGGCCTTCTTGCCAAGTAAAGCCTTGGCAACGGGAGACTTCCACGAAATCTTTCCGTTTTTGGGGTCAAACTCATCTTCCCCGACGATTTGATAAACCACTTCCTCTCCCTCTTCATCAGCCAGGGTGACGGTCGCACTGAAAAGGACGGTCTGTCCCTTCATGGCCTTGGGATCGACCACTTCCGCATCTTCAATTCGCTTGGTCAGAAAGTGAACCCGCTTGTCGATTTCTCGCAAACGACGCTTTCCGTATTGATAGTCTGCGTTCTCTGAACGATCACCATTACTGGCCGCCCAGGCGACCACCTCCACAAGTTTTGGTCTTTCCACGTGCATCAACTCGTGATACTCGGCTTTGAGTTTTGCTAGACCTTCGGGGGTGATGTAGTTCTTATTGTTATCCATAGGCAAGACTCTAGACCATTCGCTAGAAAGTCTCCAGTCCGTTTTTCCCCACCTCATAAATATTTTTTAACGACAAGGGCCGGTCCTAGACTTAAGCGCTATTAAACATCCAGAGAAATTCTCCGAAAAACTATTGAGGAGGATCGCATGAAAAAACAGTGGAAACGGCTGCTTGTCGCAGCACTCAGTTCATCATCAGTTTTCGCTGTGACCTGGTACTGGTATCAGACGACTGAAAATCGCAACTCCTCTTATGGTAATGAAAAACCGTTAGCTTACGTTGGTAAAGTCGTCGAAGACATTCAACGGCGTCCCGCTTCTCGTCTTCTTTGGCAGCTCGTAAATACCGGAGAACCTCTTTACAATGGCGAAGCCATTCGGACCAGCGAGCGTGGTGAAGTGCGCATTCAGTTTGTGGATTCGGATCGCTATTTGGATCTGGAACCCGAGTCTTTGATCGTCATTAAAAAATCAGAAGGCGAAATCGCCCTGGATTTAATGGAAGGTAGTCTTTTCGTCAATGCCAAGGCCGGAGGTGCGGAAGCAAATGCACCTGGTCTCGTTCTTAATTCTGCCAATGGTAAAGTCGACCTCTCGCAAGCTTCCGCCTCATTATCGAAGGGGCGTGGCAATGCCGTCGATGTCCAAGTCTTAGAGGGTAAAGCCTCACTTAAAGGCAACGATGGGCAAAGCAAAGATTTAAGTTCGACGACAATCATTAAAGTTCTAACGCCCCTGCCGCAAAAACCGATTGCCATGGATGCTGAGTCGC
Encoded here:
- a CDS encoding TIGR03663 family protein is translated as MKFAKVTQYYGALLWVALLLLTVVTRFYDLGNKPIHFDESINGWFVIQMQALGYYKYDPTNYHGPLLFYLIQFFEFLWGASVETLRAVPATFSVFSIMLFFFPLLKKGTVLNTMAVFLLLSPAVLFFGRSGIHESPFVFFQLLFAMGFLRWFEKPDGKAFALVLTGVVGMMVLKETFTVTGFCWLLGLLSLGPATLQEIFAWSKLKSAWSQKLSWLTLILVILFVQLFTGFFKNMMGLADFFKAIVPWLQTGVHGKGHEKEFFYWLKVLWQAEPLALLGVALSVPGMFSKNKSLRVVSVFSLSQLFIYSLIPYKTVWCILSLVWGFYLVLAYSLQSFFTRAALKWVAVSVVAVLAFFNLRSMYLSSYAHPLDFAHPYIYVNSTYELEKLQEYILEEVRKNPELFSQPVQIGMKEQWPWPWVLRSFTKLDYNLCSKSLLPDAMIYFCDPMDSTDVDVVVKEAYWKLQIVFRQAREPSIVYLKKSVFPNLPFENAEVVGGEE
- a CDS encoding alpha/beta fold hydrolase → MIPCKAPFWADSGHGQTLWSHFLKSPELTHFGNKFEVDLPDGDRLFCYHLPGISDTVVSIYHGLSGDVTSDYMQRTARVCQQLGHSVVLVNHRGAGAGAAYARNPYHSGRADDMSCVLKKLRELFPGKKQVAVGFSMSGNILLCLLGGFRGEEKPDGAIAVNAPIDLLQGSQLLKTGFNRLYDLRFVLRLRKNVEEKYRQGLIPKRYDIPAWSTIWDMDQIYTAPAAGFKDRFDYYQNCSAIHYVPKIQTPTYVLTAQDDPFVSVESYMKASFSKSTVLHVEARGGHMGYLAKQKTPLGSVRWLDYYLHEALLALKQVL
- a CDS encoding DUF3465 domain-containing protein; protein product: MNMKWAVVLSVVFVLSSYETVEAKRKNRQEINPVSEQIENSQSSLIDEKSSDADIVRAISDQRRVDFVEGGSMVVVKILPDDNNGLAHQKWTVRLSNGKNMQAVYNSDMCPRVPVKVGDVVAMGGQFIWTNKGGLLHWLHHDPRGKRPDGYVFVNGKFYCKD
- the greB gene encoding transcription elongation factor GreB, with the translated sequence MDNNKNYITPEGLAKLKAEYHELMHVERPKLVEVVAWAASNGDRSENADYQYGKRRLREIDKRVHFLTKRIEDAEVVDPKAMKGQTVLFSATVTLADEEGEEVVYQIVGEDEFDPKNGKISWKSPVAKALLGKKAGDEVRIVKPAGEEYVTIEKIEYK